TCAGGCGGCATACACTCTGGTGGTAGAAGCTATCGGTGCGTCATGaattcatatcttttttttgtggtgtgTTGGGAGTATCCAAACCAGCATTTTTTATCATCTTcatcttgtgtgtttgtatttgttaatAACAGGGCttgttttctcttgtttctcttttgtttgtCCACTTCAAAACTGCTCCTTTCTACTTTTGTGTGGTGATAGGGGGGAAAAAGTGATGCAAGCACATCTGCAGTGATTCCATACTATTGCTCAACTGCCTttgttcctgtttgaaaagaaagaacaaaaactaTGAGGTTTTCCTGTTTTGGAAACCATTGAGTCAGAGTGGCTTCTACTTTAGGGGGCAAGCAACACAAGAGACGAGGAGAAGAGGCAGATAGTATGAAACTGTGCAAAGAAACAGAATTAAACATAATCTCCTAATTCATAAGAAGCTGAAAGTGACCCAAGTTTCAATAAGCCAACAATGTTTCTATCTTggttcttcatttctttctgaaGCTTGTTAATACATATCTAGTTCCACTTTTTCTAAACAGCCATGTCTCTGTCATCTGTCCTAGTGTTACGGCTACAATTAGCATAAACCTGGATGACTGTAACCAATATGTTTGTGAAATGTGTCCGTTTCTGCACATAGACAACGGTCCAGCAGGCAGCAGGAGGACAGGCACAGCCACTGTATTTGTTGAAGTGCAGGACGTAAATGACAACAGGCCCATCTTCCTCCAAAATAGCTACGAGACCAGCATACTGGAGAGCGTCCCCCGAGGAACCAGCATCCTTCAGGTGGACAACACACACTACTAAACACACActactaaacacacacatagaagcaTACTCAACCTTCAGcagtcaaacttttttttaaactttatcaCTTTATTTTCTAATGTAACAATCACAATACACAAAGAATCAGTTGGCTCAGGTCGCATTCGTCTTTTCATTGCTGATGACCCATCACGTCTAATAGTGTTTGTCTTAATGCATATGAATTACCAGATGGATTGGGTTTACTGCATCAGAGTGATTAGCTGGGTGATTTAGAGCAATGATGCTTGTGAATATGATATGGAGGAAATTACCTCTTCATAAATCATTATTGTTGAGAATATTGTGTAGACTTAACTGAGCTGCAATCATTTAAGGGCCTTAAGTTGAGTCAATTCCTATCAGGAGGAGCTCTTATACTTTGTGTAAGAAATTgaatttaatgacattttaattcaatttattcCCTAGACCGCATTTAAGTTTTGGTGATGCATCAAATCCTTGCTGAGAGAATCTAATGGAGTCATTCTTAGATTGAATAATTACACTCCTAGCAATTATGTTGTCTCTTATAGATAGTAAAATGAtcaatgacaaaaatgtataaacaatGCTGCAAAGCTTTTTAATTGCCTCATTTGTAAACCTCGTCCATCTAGCAttcaaaatatgttaaaacaaatactaaaaaagTTATATATGATATTCACGACATAAAAAAGCAATGTAACTCTGGTTTAGGGGGGCAGGCAGTCAGTCCTCGATCAGTCCTCCAATTAGATTTCAGTGACGTAGTCAAATAGGCAAGGCATGGTGAGGTGCGGCTCCACTCTGGCCTCTGGCtgtactgtctgtctgtctggagaCTGAGAAGCATGTGTGCTGTCACGCTCGTGCGGCCTGCGATACGGCGGTCTTCTGAAGGAGATGTTGTATGAACGACGATAGGAGCCCAGCCTCTTCCACACTTTGAGCTGGGGCTCACTGGAATGGCTTTTTCCAAGGGTCAAGCTCTCCCCTGGGCCACAGCTGGCCTCAGAGTCCCCGTCCTGTTCAGAGGGCCGGCACACTGCCAGGAAGGCTGCCAACCCTGCCAGCAGCAGCGATAAGCCAAGCACCACCATGATGGTGAATTGTGGGTCATGGATGTCTGAAGAATAGGATGGAGTTAGTGCAGTGGTGGGAGAGATGGCGGTGGATGTCAGGCTGGACAGAgtgatgttttctgtgttaGAGGACAGGGTAAAGTTGGAGCCTAGTTCACTGGTGTTCATGGTGCCctggatggagaaaaaaacatcagattgGAAATCTaggtatgtttttttgtgtatgtgtgtgcacatgtgtttgtttgtctgcttgtgtttgtggctgtttttgagtgtgtgtgtgtgtgtgtgtgtgtgtgtgtgtgtgtgtggtcagccTCTATCAAAGTGCCACAGCAGCTCTCTTGATATGCCGTGTTTTGCCTCACTAGCCAAGCCTAACCAAGCTGAGTAGGTTTATTTGGGGgcttattttcactttattggGATCATACACTCAAGGGCTTATATTATGCGTactcacacatttacacacacacacgcacaaatatGCAC
This portion of the Scomber japonicus isolate fScoJap1 chromosome 14, fScoJap1.pri, whole genome shotgun sequence genome encodes:
- the LOC128373171 gene encoding uncharacterized protein C10orf105-like; translation: MNTSELGSNFTLSSNTENITLSSLTSTAISPTTALTPSYSSDIHDPQFTIMVVLGLSLLLAGLAAFLAVCRPSEQDGDSEASCGPGESLTLGKSHSSEPQLKVWKRLGSYRRSYNISFRRPPYRRPHERDSTHASQSPDRQTVQPEARVEPHLTMPCLFDYVTEI